In Chloroflexota bacterium, one DNA window encodes the following:
- the cas10 gene encoding type III-A CRISPR-associated protein Cas10/Csm1, which produces MSDPPVIRALKSMTNSVKAWDTTPLHSIFNQIAPSAEPNGQTSTPYFLQAQRFSLTESALFPITERPPVSADLQTQFIQAIEQCNAEPSIRLAQMLSLFHDYAWAVSYQPTAGEVADPVVSLYDYARTKAALAAAGEQAMLVGGDLSGVQDFIYTIAANRAAKSLRGRSFYLQMLTDALAGWVLQQAGMPSTNLLYSGGGRFYVIVPAACYEQLAQWRRALGQFLLNVHDGELYIALGGATIADAEHNFEALFRAVNDQVTADKRRRFATLDSQELRAKLFTPRGHRGNEDDRCATCGYMGSTQLFLKEQVEQGEQPSKICRLCESTIKLGFSLHDAQFLCISQPQPNLAAVKGRTNAKDILAGLGLQAEICFDQQELLTYLNRNSAQSIHVQIIRPFAGDLAMLSQLRADYRQHVFSMRPIVNVTPKAPNGEVKSFDQLAKASRGIKRFGVLRMDVDDLGDIFGYSLAKASLARISSLSAAFSRFFEGWVGEICRDQNIATAIYQPEQASNQATSHEQIYSVYSGGDDLFLVGSWDVLAHIANRIQHDLQRYTGYNRLIHVSAGLTLHTEKFPLYQAAKLAHHALDQAKDAVPRQAIRKNALDFLDQTIAWEAYPALLNWHQRLWRLYQGEHGMVRSLLQVLMELYSQYHEHSQQRQKSGKGHTAYGPWIWRGKYQLARIRQRHHTNQSLQTLLDDIDELLFKGFDDPHRISLRTIEQLGLAARWTQLLIREQGD; this is translated from the coding sequence ATGAGTGATCCCCCAGTCATACGGGCATTGAAGAGTATGACAAACTCGGTCAAGGCTTGGGATACTACGCCACTGCATTCGATCTTCAATCAAATTGCTCCATCAGCCGAGCCGAACGGCCAAACTTCAACGCCCTATTTTCTCCAAGCGCAACGTTTTAGCCTCACCGAATCTGCGCTTTTTCCAATCACTGAACGTCCGCCAGTTTCAGCCGATTTACAAACTCAATTCATTCAAGCGATTGAGCAATGCAATGCCGAGCCAAGCATTCGTTTGGCGCAGATGCTGAGCCTGTTTCACGATTATGCTTGGGCCGTTAGCTATCAGCCAACTGCTGGCGAAGTAGCCGATCCGGTCGTGTCGCTCTACGATTATGCTCGCACCAAAGCCGCATTAGCCGCCGCTGGCGAGCAAGCCATGTTAGTTGGTGGCGATCTTTCGGGCGTGCAGGATTTTATCTACACCATCGCGGCCAATCGTGCGGCCAAAAGCCTGCGCGGTCGCTCATTCTATTTGCAAATGCTGACCGATGCTTTGGCTGGTTGGGTGTTGCAGCAAGCAGGCATGCCTAGCACCAATTTGCTCTATAGCGGTGGTGGGCGTTTTTATGTGATTGTGCCAGCCGCTTGTTACGAACAATTGGCACAGTGGCGACGGGCGCTTGGTCAATTTTTGCTGAATGTCCACGATGGCGAGTTGTATATCGCCTTGGGTGGCGCGACCATCGCCGATGCCGAGCACAATTTTGAGGCCTTGTTTCGCGCCGTCAACGACCAAGTAACCGCTGATAAACGTCGCCGTTTTGCAACCCTCGATAGCCAAGAGCTGCGAGCCAAATTGTTCACGCCACGCGGCCATCGCGGCAACGAGGATGATCGTTGCGCAACCTGTGGCTATATGGGCTCAACCCAGCTATTTCTCAAAGAGCAGGTTGAACAAGGTGAGCAACCGAGCAAAATCTGCCGGCTTTGCGAAAGCACAATTAAGCTGGGATTCAGCTTGCACGATGCCCAATTTCTCTGCATCAGCCAGCCGCAGCCCAATCTCGCTGCCGTCAAAGGCCGCACAAACGCCAAGGATATTTTGGCGGGCTTGGGTTTGCAGGCAGAAATTTGTTTCGATCAGCAGGAATTGCTCACTTATCTCAACCGAAATTCAGCACAATCAATCCATGTGCAGATTATTCGGCCCTTTGCGGGCGATCTGGCCATGCTGAGCCAACTCCGCGCCGATTATCGCCAGCATGTCTTTAGCATGCGCCCAATTGTTAATGTGACACCTAAAGCTCCTAACGGCGAGGTCAAATCGTTTGATCAGCTGGCCAAAGCGAGTCGGGGTATCAAGCGTTTTGGGGTACTACGCATGGATGTTGATGATCTTGGCGATATTTTTGGCTATAGCCTTGCCAAAGCCTCGTTGGCCCGGATTTCTAGCCTAAGCGCCGCCTTTTCACGCTTTTTCGAGGGCTGGGTTGGCGAAATTTGTCGCGACCAGAATATTGCCACCGCAATCTACCAGCCAGAGCAAGCGAGCAATCAAGCAACCAGCCATGAACAAATTTACAGCGTCTATTCAGGCGGCGACGATTTGTTTTTAGTTGGCAGTTGGGATGTGCTGGCCCATATCGCCAATCGGATTCAGCACGATCTTCAACGCTATACGGGCTATAACCGATTAATCCATGTTTCGGCGGGATTGACCTTGCACACCGAGAAATTCCCCTTATATCAAGCGGCCAAACTAGCCCATCATGCGCTTGATCAGGCCAAAGATGCTGTGCCACGCCAAGCAATTCGCAAAAACGCCTTGGATTTCCTCGATCAAACGATTGCCTGGGAAGCCTACCCCGCCTTGCTCAACTGGCATCAACGCTTATGGCGGCTCTATCAAGGCGAGCATGGCATGGTGCGTTCGCTGTTGCAAGTGCTGATGGAGTTGTATAGCCAATATCATGAGCATAGCCAGCAACGCCAAAAATCAGGCAAAGGCCACACCGCCTATGGCCCATGGATTTGGCGTGGCAAATATCAACTAGCCCGCATTCGCCAACGCCATCATACCAATCAATCACTCCAAACCCTACTCGATGATATCGACGAGCTTTTGTTTAAGGGCTTTGATGATCCGCATCGGATCAGTTTACGCACAATCGAGCAGCTTGGCTTAGCCGCTCGTTGGACACAGTTATTAATTCGTGAGCAAGGAGATTAA
- the csm2 gene encoding type III-A CRISPR-associated protein Csm2, whose translation MPEITEQEREAIIAGDDVEKLVEAAQKIGEKLARNRLTTSQIRGIFGTVRRIEMDWVMPSLQQQRAEAVRRAQREFALLQPRLAYQAKRERGGAVQALSDELTPAIKLVLKAKADKPDIFYQRFRNFVDFFEAILAYHRSFGGQ comes from the coding sequence ATGCCTGAGATTACCGAACAAGAACGTGAAGCAATTATTGCTGGCGATGATGTTGAAAAATTGGTTGAAGCCGCCCAAAAAATTGGTGAGAAGTTGGCGCGAAATCGCTTAACTACCAGCCAAATTCGCGGCATTTTCGGCACAGTCCGCCGCATCGAGATGGATTGGGTGATGCCCAGTTTGCAACAACAACGGGCTGAGGCAGTGCGGCGTGCTCAACGCGAATTTGCCTTGCTGCAACCACGCTTGGCCTACCAAGCCAAACGTGAGCGTGGCGGCGCGGTTCAAGCACTCAGCGATGAATTAACGCCAGCGATCAAGTTGGTACTGAAAGCAAAAGCTGATAAGCCAGATATCTTCTACCAGCGCTTTCGCAACTTTGTCGATTTCTTTGAGGCAATTCTGGCCTATCATCGATCATTTGGCGGCCAATAG
- the csm3 gene encoding type III-A CRISPR-associated RAMP protein Csm3, with the protein MSDQTPKIKIVGRIFVNFEIHALTGLHIGGAAGTLAIGNVDNPVIRNPFNSEPYVPGSSLRGKMRSQLEKLYGLAQNTSIGRDVSIHSAKTQAEYDNSPVLHIFGIPASDFLTEPTRLIVRDAALSEQTRNAFRDARTDLPYTEVKWEAAIDRVTSAATPRQQERVPAGAIFDGALTFTLYNDQDTKLFNTVIRGLELVEEDYLGGQGARGSGQVAFKNIMIRFQHHEQPVLEKGEIGSLAELRALWAAQGYAAK; encoded by the coding sequence ATGTCAGATCAAACACCCAAAATCAAAATTGTTGGCCGAATTTTCGTCAATTTTGAAATTCATGCCTTAACTGGCTTACATATTGGTGGCGCAGCTGGCACATTGGCGATTGGCAACGTCGATAATCCGGTCATTCGTAATCCCTTCAACAGCGAACCTTACGTGCCAGGCTCATCGTTGCGCGGCAAAATGCGCTCGCAATTAGAAAAATTATATGGTTTGGCCCAAAATACTTCGATTGGCCGCGATGTTTCAATTCACTCGGCCAAAACTCAGGCTGAGTATGATAACAGCCCAGTGCTGCACATTTTTGGAATTCCTGCTAGTGATTTTCTGACCGAGCCAACCCGCTTGATTGTGCGCGATGCTGCCTTGAGTGAACAAACTCGTAACGCCTTCCGTGATGCCCGCACCGACTTGCCCTACACCGAAGTCAAATGGGAAGCCGCGATCGATCGGGTAACCTCAGCCGCCACACCGCGTCAACAAGAACGGGTTCCAGCGGGAGCAATTTTCGATGGCGCGTTGACCTTCACGCTCTACAACGATCAAGATACTAAGCTATTCAATACGGTTATTCGTGGGCTTGAGTTGGTCGAAGAAGATTATTTAGGCGGCCAAGGTGCGCGTGGTAGTGGCCAAGTTGCCTTCAAAAATATCATGATTCGCTTTCAGCATCACGAGCAGCCTGTGCTTGAAAAAGGCGAAATTGGTTCGTTGGCCGAGCTACGGGCTTTGTGGGCGGCTCAAGGCTACGCTGCCAAATAA
- the csm4 gene encoding type III-A CRISPR-associated RAMP protein Csm4: MEFNLIRLKPQAAFHFGMQGIDMEVVSETCPSDTLYAALFWQALQQGQRWANEPSHPPFTISSCFPYVDGIQLLPVPMLPPLPSDQQNPGERKQFKKVRFVSSEIFINLLAGTHSLSHYFQPTNGVALQNGSVLVSQAEFSANKWAVADPLWKIESIPHVAVDRWSNASAYYETGQVRFAEGCGLAILALGDIKQLMSLLVQVGIDGLGGRRSKGVGMFEPELQTTSLNLPAATSDSVIVLSRYLPSAAELAAGVLDLPAAYSLEDVTGWMYSPAAKAQRRKAIWMIGVGSRLNRAGLAHSIVGSSVDVAPTYDTPNAGVNHPVWRHGLALTVGCSVGDSQ, translated from the coding sequence ATGGAATTTAATCTGATTCGGCTCAAGCCACAAGCTGCGTTTCACTTTGGCATGCAAGGCATCGATATGGAAGTGGTCAGCGAAACTTGCCCATCCGATACGCTGTATGCAGCTTTATTTTGGCAGGCATTGCAACAAGGCCAGCGTTGGGCCAACGAGCCAAGCCATCCGCCATTCACAATCTCGTCGTGTTTTCCCTATGTTGATGGAATTCAACTATTGCCTGTGCCAATGCTACCACCCTTGCCCAGCGATCAGCAAAACCCGGGCGAGCGCAAGCAATTCAAAAAAGTGCGGTTTGTTTCCAGCGAGATTTTTATTAATCTGCTGGCCGGAACCCACTCGCTGAGCCATTATTTTCAGCCAACCAACGGCGTTGCTTTGCAAAATGGCAGTGTCTTGGTCAGCCAAGCTGAATTTAGCGCCAACAAATGGGCTGTAGCCGATCCGCTTTGGAAAATCGAGTCGATTCCGCATGTGGCAGTTGATCGCTGGAGCAATGCTTCGGCCTATTACGAAACGGGCCAAGTACGCTTTGCCGAGGGCTGTGGCTTAGCAATCTTGGCGCTTGGTGATATCAAACAACTCATGTCGCTCTTGGTACAAGTTGGCATCGATGGCTTAGGCGGGCGGCGCAGCAAGGGGGTTGGGATGTTTGAGCCAGAGCTACAAACCACTAGCCTTAATTTACCAGCCGCTACCAGCGATTCGGTAATTGTGCTCTCGCGCTATTTGCCGAGCGCAGCCGAGCTTGCGGCAGGGGTGCTCGATCTACCAGCAGCCTATAGTTTAGAGGATGTGACTGGCTGGATGTATTCGCCCGCTGCCAAAGCCCAACGCCGCAAAGCCATTTGGATGATTGGGGTTGGCTCGCGCTTGAATCGCGCAGGCTTAGCCCATTCGATCGTTGGCTCAAGCGTCGATGTGGCCCCAACCTACGACACCCCCAACGCTGGCGTGAATCACCCCGTTTGGCGGCATGGGCTAGCGCTCACGGTCGGTTGTAGCGTAGGAGATTCGCAATGA
- the csm5 gene encoding type III-A CRISPR-associated RAMP protein Csm5, producing the protein MTNYGLTIETLSPVHIGAGGPDLRRNIDFAIFNNILYLLNVDAVLEQILPENPNDRLYQQILNTPDLGSFLTADLLNKQPELYYYKLEGVSKLETMRPVIKQWTHAPYIPGSSLKGALRSAWVRQHYQQRNLSLDMQQLSDRREWAFQAQEARLLSPKASRPSQNPNYDLFRAIQVSDSQPAPDDALRLYNAVVFPAANQGIPLDLEAIKPRVALQARIKFDDYILDKQAKQFGVQEQGFSVEALKQAWREQGLARIQQELTFWTGRREGEHLQQFFSNLAQQANAAPDNCFYIDIGWGTGWKSKTLGDIIKTPQLAQLMRRYRLSRKEYREGDRFPKTRRAARDSKGALRVPFGWVRITMQS; encoded by the coding sequence ATGACCAATTATGGATTAACGATTGAAACGCTCTCGCCAGTGCATATCGGCGCTGGCGGGCCAGATTTGCGCCGCAACATCGATTTTGCGATCTTCAACAATATTCTTTATCTGCTCAATGTCGATGCGGTGCTTGAACAGATTTTGCCTGAAAACCCCAACGATCGGCTATATCAGCAAATTTTGAATACGCCCGATTTAGGCAGCTTCTTAACAGCAGACCTGCTGAACAAGCAGCCTGAATTGTATTACTACAAACTTGAGGGCGTTTCTAAGCTAGAAACTATGCGGCCTGTGATCAAACAATGGACGCATGCGCCCTACATTCCAGGCAGTAGCCTTAAAGGTGCTTTGCGCAGCGCATGGGTCCGTCAACACTATCAGCAGCGCAACCTAAGCCTCGATATGCAGCAATTAAGCGATCGGCGCGAATGGGCTTTTCAGGCTCAGGAAGCACGTTTGCTTAGCCCTAAAGCATCACGCCCAAGCCAAAATCCCAACTATGACCTGTTTCGGGCAATTCAGGTCAGCGATAGCCAGCCCGCGCCTGATGATGCGCTCCGGCTCTACAACGCTGTAGTGTTCCCAGCCGCTAATCAAGGGATTCCGCTTGATTTGGAGGCGATTAAGCCGCGTGTAGCTTTGCAAGCTCGGATCAAATTCGATGATTACATCTTGGATAAGCAGGCCAAACAATTCGGGGTACAGGAGCAAGGATTTAGCGTCGAGGCATTAAAACAGGCTTGGCGCGAACAAGGGCTAGCGCGGATTCAGCAAGAATTAACGTTCTGGACTGGCCGCCGTGAGGGCGAGCATCTCCAGCAATTCTTTAGCAACCTTGCCCAACAGGCCAATGCTGCTCCCGATAACTGCTTCTACATCGACATTGGCTGGGGCACTGGCTGGAAGAGCAAAACCCTTGGCGATATTATCAAAACGCCGCAACTTGCTCAGTTGATGCGCCGCTATCGGCTGAGTCGCAAGGAGTATCGTGAAGGCGATCGCTTTCCGAAAACCCGCCGCGCCGCTCGCGATAGCAAAGGTGCGTTGCGCGTCCCATTTGGTTGGGTAAGAATAACTATGCAATCATAA